A stretch of the Thiocystis violascens DSM 198 genome encodes the following:
- the recC gene encoding exodeoxyribonuclease V subunit gamma — MDARKVAGAGDWPTGFMLIQGNRLEALRGLMVAWMRRHPLHPLENEVVLVQSNGIAQWLKLALAANPEDDLTGGCGIAAALEVTLPGRFIWQAYRRVLGDLPESSAFDKAPMTWRLHRLLGDLAALAAPLPNPDCLAPIQGFLDGDADPRRRYQLALRLADLFDQYQVYRADWLAAWQAGEDVLIRPDGRREPLPDAQRWQPALWRCLLRDVAGEAGAAAGAFGHASRAEIHRAFLERATTYPDASLDATQDRLPRRVIVFGISSLPRQSLEVLEAIAPFSQVMLFVHNPSRHHWGDIVEGRELFRREYRRYSARGACPERSRRVPMDVDETQLHLHGHPLLAAWGKQGRDYIRLLDEHDRREDYEGHFQAASMDIDLFESPSEFPGEATLLQQLQDDILELRPLHERQALAVAIDPRTDRSLEFLIAHGPQREVEILHDQLLDAFERAAKSGAPLHPRDVLIMVPDIDPYAPHIEAVFGRLAPDDPRHIPFHLSDQGQRHRNPLLIGLETLLNLPRSRFAVSELLDLLDLPALRERFGIDEADLPRLRQWIGGANIRWGLDAPQRASLGLPAGLTQNTWGFGLQRMLLGFATGQSGPWQAIEPYDEIGGLEAALVGPLVQLLETLERYWRQLQIPRAPDAWTALIGELLDDAFAADGETDLLAIAQVQQALERWALDCRRGGARAETLPLEVVRDALLSALDEPTLTQRFLAGAVNFATLMPMRAIPFRQIWLLGMNDGDYPRNRRPADFDLMANDYRPGDRSRREDDRYLFLEALLSARERLVISWVGRGIRDNSIRPPSVLVGQLRDHLAAGWRLANPEQGSTLLDALTTEHPLQPFSRRYFQPDRPPRLFTYAREWRAVHRDSRSDPDGDPGIEPAAFSDTEPERPPTLDPPDLDAPVRLSALGGFLRHPVRTFYTRRLALYLTEDADAVEDDEVFDFDGLGSWGMRDAMIQAVQHTLAQQPDADPQACLRATIRQLARAGRLPLPPFDGVWTDSLVKDLEAPVETYRSLLQQYPLVCPARTIRLAGIGIDLDDSLNDLRQDDAGNRVRLHLQASRLHEGKDLKWYHLARQWPFHLAAQLEGPVTTHLLGPDTDFRLAPLDAESAHDRLIQLLESFLEGLTTLPPLACKTGFAVLRAREDDKGCPFSTYEGGFNRAGEREDHPGYTRFWPTYAELSADAGFEPLIDRLYRPLFRHCLDQEGPSS; from the coding sequence ATGGACGCTCGGAAAGTCGCGGGCGCTGGAGACTGGCCAACCGGTTTCATGCTGATCCAGGGCAACCGCCTGGAGGCGTTGCGCGGGCTCATGGTCGCCTGGATGCGGCGCCATCCGCTGCATCCGCTGGAGAACGAGGTGGTGCTGGTGCAGAGCAACGGCATCGCCCAATGGCTCAAGCTGGCCCTGGCCGCGAATCCAGAGGACGATCTCACGGGCGGCTGCGGGATTGCAGCCGCGCTGGAGGTGACCCTGCCGGGGCGTTTCATCTGGCAGGCGTATCGCCGCGTGCTTGGCGATCTGCCGGAGAGTTCCGCTTTCGACAAGGCCCCCATGACCTGGCGGTTGCATCGACTGCTGGGTGATCTCGCTGCTCTCGCCGCGCCGCTGCCGAACCCCGACTGTCTGGCGCCAATCCAGGGATTTCTCGACGGCGACGCCGACCCGCGCCGTCGGTATCAACTGGCCCTGCGTCTCGCCGATCTCTTCGATCAGTATCAAGTCTATCGGGCGGACTGGCTGGCCGCCTGGCAGGCCGGCGAGGATGTGCTGATCCGGCCGGACGGTCGCCGCGAGCCGCTGCCCGACGCGCAGCGCTGGCAGCCGGCCCTCTGGCGCTGTCTGCTGCGGGATGTCGCGGGGGAGGCGGGCGCCGCCGCGGGTGCGTTCGGCCATGCCAGTCGCGCCGAGATTCATCGCGCCTTCCTGGAGCGGGCCACGACCTACCCGGACGCATCGTTGGACGCCACCCAGGACCGCCTGCCCCGGCGGGTTATCGTCTTCGGCATCTCATCGCTGCCGCGCCAGTCGCTGGAGGTGTTGGAGGCCATCGCGCCCTTCTCGCAGGTCATGCTGTTCGTGCACAACCCCAGTCGGCATCACTGGGGCGACATCGTCGAGGGTCGGGAGCTGTTCCGGCGCGAGTATCGGCGTTATTCCGCCCGCGGGGCCTGTCCTGAGCGGAGTCGAAGGGTGCCGATGGATGTCGACGAAACCCAACTCCATCTGCACGGTCATCCGTTGCTGGCGGCCTGGGGCAAGCAGGGTAGGGACTATATCCGACTGCTCGACGAGCACGACCGGCGCGAGGACTACGAGGGGCATTTCCAGGCCGCGAGCATGGACATCGATCTTTTCGAGTCCCCCAGCGAATTCCCCGGCGAAGCCACGCTGCTGCAACAGTTACAAGATGACATCCTGGAGCTGCGCCCGCTGCACGAACGTCAGGCGTTGGCCGTCGCCATCGACCCCCGGACCGATCGCAGTCTCGAATTCCTGATCGCCCACGGCCCGCAGCGCGAGGTCGAAATCCTTCACGATCAACTGCTGGACGCCTTCGAGCGTGCCGCCAAGTCCGGCGCTCCGCTGCACCCGCGCGACGTGCTGATCATGGTCCCGGACATCGATCCCTATGCCCCGCACATCGAGGCGGTCTTCGGGCGTCTGGCGCCGGACGATCCGCGCCATATCCCGTTTCATCTCTCGGATCAGGGGCAGCGTCATCGCAATCCGCTGTTGATCGGGCTGGAGACCCTGCTCAATCTGCCGCGCTCGCGCTTTGCCGTTAGCGAGCTGTTGGATCTGCTCGATCTTCCGGCCCTGCGCGAGCGTTTCGGCATCGACGAGGCCGATTTGCCCCGACTGCGCCAGTGGATCGGCGGGGCCAACATCCGCTGGGGGCTGGATGCGCCGCAGCGCGCCAGTCTCGGGCTGCCCGCCGGGCTGACGCAAAACACCTGGGGCTTCGGTCTGCAACGCATGCTGCTCGGCTTCGCCACGGGGCAGAGCGGTCCCTGGCAGGCGATCGAGCCTTATGATGAAATCGGCGGTCTGGAAGCGGCGCTGGTCGGTCCGCTGGTGCAGTTGCTGGAGACGCTGGAACGCTATTGGCGCCAACTCCAGATCCCGCGCGCGCCGGACGCCTGGACGGCGCTGATCGGCGAACTGCTCGATGACGCCTTCGCGGCGGACGGCGAGACCGATCTGCTCGCCATTGCCCAGGTCCAGCAGGCGCTGGAGCGCTGGGCGCTGGACTGTCGGCGGGGCGGCGCGCGCGCGGAGACCCTGCCGCTGGAGGTGGTGCGCGACGCGCTGCTGTCCGCTCTCGACGAGCCGACCCTGACCCAGCGGTTTCTGGCCGGCGCGGTGAATTTCGCGACCCTGATGCCGATGCGCGCTATCCCGTTCCGTCAGATCTGGCTGCTGGGCATGAACGACGGCGACTATCCGCGCAACCGCCGTCCGGCCGATTTCGATCTGATGGCGAACGACTATCGACCGGGCGACCGCTCGCGTCGCGAGGACGACCGTTATCTCTTCCTGGAGGCGCTGTTGTCGGCGCGCGAGCGGCTGGTCATCAGTTGGGTGGGGCGCGGGATTCGGGACAACTCGATCCGTCCGCCCTCGGTGCTGGTCGGTCAGTTACGCGATCATCTCGCCGCCGGCTGGCGACTGGCCAACCCCGAGCAGGGCTCGACGCTCCTCGACGCGCTGACCACCGAGCATCCGTTGCAGCCCTTCAGTCGCCGCTATTTCCAGCCGGATCGTCCGCCGCGTCTCTTTACCTACGCGCGGGAATGGCGGGCGGTGCATCGGGATTCCAGATCCGATCCTGATGGCGATCCCGGAATCGAGCCGGCGGCCTTTTCCGACACCGAACCGGAGCGTCCGCCGACCCTTGATCCGCCCGACCTGGATGCCCCCGTGCGACTGTCCGCGCTGGGGGGCTTTCTGCGTCATCCGGTCAGGACATTTTATACCCGGCGCCTTGCGCTCTATCTCACCGAGGACGCGGATGCCGTCGAGGATGACGAGGTGTTCGATTTCGACGGCCTCGGAAGCTGGGGCATGCGCGACGCCATGATTCAGGCGGTGCAGCACACCCTGGCCCAGCAACCCGACGCCGATCCGCAAGCCTGTCTGCGCGCGACGATCCGGCAGCTCGCGCGCGCCGGCCGTTTGCCCCTGCCGCCGTTCGATGGCGTCTGGACCGATTCGCTGGTCAAGGATCTGGAAGCGCCGGTCGAGACCTATCGGTCGCTTCTGCAACAGTATCCGCTGGTCTGTCCCGCCCGGACGATCCGGCTGGCGGGGATCGGCATCGATTTGGACGATAGCCTGAACGATCTGCGCCAGGACGACGCGGGCAACCGCGTGCGGCTGCATTTGCAGGCCAGTCGATTGCATGAGGGTAAAGACTTGAAGTGGTATCACCTCGCGCGACAGTGGCCGTTCCATCTGGCCGCCCAGCTTGAGGGGCCGGTCACGACGCATCTTCTCGGACCGGACACCGATTTCAGGCTTGCGCCGCTGGACGCCGAGTCCGCGCATGATCGGCTGATCCAACTTCTGGAGTCGTTTCTGGAGGGGCTGACGACCTTGCCGCCGCTGGCCTGCAAGACCGGCTTCGCGGTGCTGCGGGCGCGCGAGGATGACAAGGGTTGTCCGTTTTCGACCTACGAAGGTGGCTTCAACCGCGCCGGCGAGCGGGAAGACCATCCCGGTTATACCCGCTTCTGGCCGACCTATGCGGAACTCAGCGCGGACGCGGGCTTCGAGCCGCTGATCGACCGGCTTTACCGGCCGCTGTTTCGCCATTGTCTGGATCAAGAGGGACCGTCATCATGA
- a CDS encoding DEAD/DEAH box helicase, which produces MNAHFSEFLLPDALLRGLASEGYETPTPVQSQVIPLAMDGADLLVSAATGSGKTAAFLLPIMQRFLAVPAHAGGTRALILLPTRELARQIYIHFMRLGSFTRLTAGVITGGESKAHQIATLRKNPEILVATPGRMLELLQSGQADLRDLEILVLDEADRMLDMGFADDVLAILGHCRPNRQSLLFSATLHHRGLKDITDRLLRDPQVLAINPVREQHPDIAHQLLLSDGLEHKQRQTLWLLQHETFEKALVFTNTRDGAVALGNFLMGQQQRVAVLHGELDQRERNRVMGLLHSGRVNILIATDLAARGLDVPGVQRVINFDLPRSGDDYLHRTGRTGRAGEQGVALSLVGKSEWNRMESIVRYLNLTAETRAIEGLKAKFQGPTKRKGPGKPTPAMRKARAAAEKPEAPKVKERLRDRKNIGKRRVPTSAHGVEAGHAPLAKRPGDPTKTGG; this is translated from the coding sequence ATGAACGCACATTTCTCTGAATTCCTACTCCCCGACGCACTCCTGCGCGGTCTCGCCAGCGAAGGCTACGAGACCCCCACACCGGTGCAGTCCCAGGTCATTCCGCTCGCGATGGACGGCGCGGATCTGCTGGTCTCCGCCGCCACCGGCTCGGGCAAGACGGCGGCCTTTCTGCTGCCGATCATGCAGCGCTTTTTGGCGGTCCCCGCGCACGCCGGCGGCACCCGCGCGCTGATCCTGCTGCCGACCCGCGAACTGGCGCGTCAGATCTATATCCATTTCATGCGTCTGGGCAGTTTCACGCGGCTGACCGCCGGGGTGATCACCGGCGGCGAGTCCAAGGCCCATCAGATCGCCACCTTGCGCAAAAACCCGGAGATTCTGGTCGCGACGCCGGGCCGGATGCTGGAACTGCTGCAAAGCGGTCAGGCGGATCTGCGCGATCTGGAGATTCTGGTGCTCGACGAGGCGGATCGGATGCTGGACATGGGCTTCGCCGATGACGTGCTGGCGATCCTCGGTCACTGTCGCCCGAACCGTCAGTCGCTGCTGTTTTCGGCGACCCTGCATCATCGGGGTCTGAAAGACATCACCGACCGACTGCTGCGCGACCCTCAGGTGCTGGCGATCAATCCGGTGCGCGAGCAGCATCCCGATATCGCCCATCAACTCCTGCTGAGCGATGGCCTGGAACATAAACAGCGTCAGACGCTCTGGCTGCTGCAACACGAAACCTTCGAGAAGGCGCTGGTGTTCACTAACACCCGCGATGGCGCGGTCGCGCTCGGCAATTTTCTGATGGGCCAGCAGCAGCGGGTGGCGGTGCTGCATGGCGAACTGGATCAGCGCGAGCGCAACCGCGTCATGGGCCTGCTGCACAGCGGGCGGGTGAACATCCTGATCGCCACCGATCTGGCCGCGCGCGGCCTGGACGTACCGGGCGTGCAGCGGGTGATTAATTTCGATCTGCCACGCTCGGGGGACGATTATCTGCACCGCACCGGGCGCACCGGGCGCGCGGGGGAACAGGGCGTCGCCCTGTCGCTGGTCGGCAAGAGCGAATGGAATCGCATGGAAAGCATCGTACGTTATCTCAACCTGACCGCCGAGACGCGCGCCATCGAGGGTCTGAAGGCCAAATTCCAGGGACCGACCAAACGCAAAGGCCCCGGCAAGCCGACGCCGGCCATGCGCAAGGCCAGGGCGGCCGCCGAAAAACCGGAAGCGCCCAAGGTCAAGGAGCGGCTGCGCGATCGCAAGAACATCGGCAAGCGGCGCGTGCCGACCAGCGCCCATGGCGTCGAGGCCGGCCATGCGCCGCTCGCCAAGCGACCAGGCGATCCGACGAAAACGGGTGGTTGA
- a CDS encoding methyltransferase domain-containing protein: MSTSIPTTGASRDRLGYFNWLYNPFQRLKVTEVYDLLGTDVATENAFYLNLGYWNEGALADGRSLDDACQALAALVADSAGMGPGDRVLDVGFGFADQDLFWLDAYRPDGIVGLNVTASQVEVARRRVREAGLEDRIDLRLGSATAMPLEDASVDKVVALECAFHFETRERFFQEAMRVLRPGGRLVLADIIPMPTESGWRARLAQLWSWRQVARKFAIPAGNVYPLPEYVAKLRAAGFENVRVESIRERVYAPLHEYLRRHPEAVARLHPSTRLPIALALKLDARTVYRGLDYVLTVADKPSA, from the coding sequence ATGTCGACATCCATTCCAACGACCGGCGCGTCGCGCGACCGCCTCGGCTATTTCAACTGGCTCTACAATCCCTTCCAGCGTCTGAAGGTGACCGAGGTTTACGATCTGCTGGGGACCGACGTGGCGACCGAGAACGCCTTTTATCTCAATCTTGGGTACTGGAACGAAGGCGCCCTGGCGGACGGCCGCTCGCTCGACGACGCCTGTCAGGCGCTGGCGGCGCTGGTGGCGGACAGTGCCGGGATGGGGCCGGGGGACCGGGTGCTCGATGTCGGGTTCGGGTTCGCCGATCAGGATCTGTTCTGGCTCGATGCCTATCGTCCGGACGGCATCGTCGGCTTGAATGTCACCGCCTCTCAGGTGGAGGTGGCGCGCCGACGGGTTCGCGAGGCCGGTCTGGAGGATCGTATCGATCTGCGGTTGGGGTCGGCCACCGCGATGCCGCTGGAAGACGCCTCGGTCGATAAGGTGGTGGCGCTGGAATGCGCCTTTCATTTCGAGACCCGCGAACGCTTTTTCCAGGAGGCGATGCGGGTTTTGCGCCCCGGCGGGCGGCTGGTGCTGGCCGACATCATCCCCATGCCGACCGAATCCGGCTGGCGGGCGCGATTGGCGCAACTCTGGTCCTGGCGGCAGGTCGCGCGCAAATTCGCGATCCCGGCGGGCAATGTCTATCCGCTCCCCGAGTATGTGGCGAAGCTCAGGGCCGCTGGATTCGAGAACGTGCGGGTAGAGTCCATCCGCGAGCGGGTCTATGCGCCCTTGCATGAGTACCTGCGCCGTCACCCCGAGGCAGTCGCGCGTTTGCATCCGTCGACCCGTCTGCCGATCGCGCTGGCGCTCAAACTTGACGCGCGCACGGTTTATCGCGGGCTCGACTATGTGCTGACGGTGGCCGACAAGCCATCGGCCTGA
- a CDS encoding FHA domain-containing protein, whose protein sequence is MNAPPHKFTIGRDAHCDVPLADDSVSARHAELSVSAPGTLLLTDCKSTNGTFLIGADGLARKIRQELVSPLDRARFGAVTLEIRDLLEAFGRRFPDRVAPFLPGVDAVQPWVRGRQLIRCVCGSVKSADAPCPECGR, encoded by the coding sequence ATGAACGCACCGCCACACAAGTTCACCATCGGGCGGGATGCGCACTGCGATGTCCCGCTCGCGGACGACTCGGTGAGCGCGCGCCATGCCGAATTGAGCGTCTCCGCCCCCGGCACGTTGCTGCTGACCGATTGCAAGAGCACCAACGGCACCTTTCTGATCGGCGCCGACGGTCTCGCGCGCAAGATCCGACAGGAACTGGTCTCGCCACTGGATCGCGCGCGGTTCGGCGCGGTCACCTTGGAAATCCGCGATCTGCTGGAGGCATTCGGTCGCCGGTTTCCCGACCGCGTGGCGCCGTTTCTGCCCGGCGTGGACGCCGTTCAACCCTGGGTGCGGGGGCGGCAACTGATCCGCTGCGTCTGCGGCAGCGTGAAATCCGCCGACGCGCCTTGTCCGGAGTGCGGTCGATGA
- a CDS encoding PP2C family protein-serine/threonine phosphatase has protein sequence MSRLTLQPGNAQWIGTRPEQQDAFGFAGCSAQGANPPGGVLVVLADGMGGLREGRAASQLAVKTMLETYAAQPPATPVPEALALALRAANRAVYALAETTAGVGQVGTTLVAAAVRDAQLFWIGVGDSRLYRYRAADGSLTPCTEDHTLANELWPQVVAGTLDADDLASHPDRDALTSFLGLAEIPLVDASCRPLTLQPGDRLLLCSDGVDGVLSRDALKRPLAAAPQHAAETLIAALRERALTHQDNATVAVLACEASRETSSMASLTSRPSRGVRVAVLSAVLLLTLGAAAWFGLSGWWDRPPEDVPSSVTRPLPPPAEDQPGVPAPETT, from the coding sequence TTGAGTAGGCTGACCTTGCAGCCGGGCAATGCCCAATGGATCGGCACGCGCCCGGAGCAACAGGACGCCTTCGGCTTTGCCGGGTGTTCGGCCCAGGGCGCCAATCCGCCGGGCGGGGTGCTGGTGGTTCTGGCCGATGGCATGGGCGGTCTGCGCGAGGGGCGCGCGGCGAGTCAACTGGCGGTCAAAACGATGCTGGAGACTTATGCCGCCCAGCCGCCCGCCACGCCGGTTCCCGAGGCGCTGGCGCTTGCATTGCGGGCGGCGAATCGGGCGGTTTACGCACTGGCCGAGACAACGGCGGGCGTGGGACAGGTCGGCACCACGCTGGTCGCGGCGGCGGTGCGCGACGCACAACTCTTCTGGATCGGCGTCGGCGACAGCCGGTTGTATCGCTATCGCGCCGCCGACGGTTCGCTCACGCCCTGTACCGAGGATCACACCCTCGCCAACGAACTCTGGCCGCAAGTCGTCGCCGGGACGCTGGACGCGGATGATCTCGCGAGCCATCCCGACCGCGACGCGCTGACCAGCTTTCTGGGACTGGCCGAGATTCCGCTGGTGGACGCCAGTTGTCGGCCCCTGACCCTGCAACCGGGCGACCGCCTGCTGTTGTGCAGCGACGGGGTCGATGGCGTGCTGTCGCGCGACGCGCTGAAACGCCCACTGGCCGCCGCTCCGCAACACGCCGCCGAGACCTTGATCGCCGCGCTGCGAGAACGGGCGCTGACGCATCAGGACAACGCCACGGTCGCGGTGCTGGCCTGCGAGGCGTCCCGTGAGACATCGTCGATGGCGTCGTTGACGAGCCGTCCGTCGCGTGGCGTTCGGGTCGCGGTCCTGTCGGCGGTTCTGCTGCTGACGCTTGGCGCCGCCGCCTGGTTCGGTCTGTCGGGATGGTGGGATCGGCCGCCCGAGGATGTGCCGTCGTCGGTGACGCGCCCCCTTCCGCCGCCCGCCGAGGATCAACCGGGCGTGCCCGCGCCGGAGACGACATGA
- a CDS encoding FHA domain-containing protein has product MSWLPWRLLALSAVLGATLAVHAGPPAAIAISQALAEGTAVTAYVAIRDESGEPVSGIEAGQLHATLGTQVAEVTSVTPFAATGEGVLYVFLVDVSRSLDAAQFARIQQALRDWIAALGEPDRAALLTFGENVRTAVAPTADRAALIAAIATLAPMDLRTALHQALAQGLALGRQQGEGLPSRRALVILSDGIDDAPGGMTAEEVETQVAEGAVPIYAIGLSRVRERAARELGLAALGRFARRSGGMFSDAGATDPGAAYATMRERIRTVERIEVRCASCVADGNRYRLRIGLTQAGLTLNDGVDVRLYPVVMPAPVAPVPVAPTPAIPPDAAASEEPPTAPDPVAAAPADPARVLAGLLASWWPGLAGVLVVALFGGWLFRRRRRVAPDTNDIPAVAPKTLAPNVLPIDNLAPTSSARPEPAQQSPATGPALILTFMNGARRGETVRLVLNPAALIGRAGACSLRLAEDDEVSTQHARLSLQGRQAILEDLGSTNQTWLNGVPLSAPHPVRDGDVLRVGQTELRLGGSGR; this is encoded by the coding sequence ATGTCTTGGTTACCCTGGCGGTTACTCGCCCTGTCCGCCGTTCTGGGCGCCACGTTGGCCGTCCACGCCGGCCCGCCAGCGGCGATCGCTATTTCGCAGGCACTGGCCGAGGGCACGGCGGTCACCGCCTATGTCGCGATCCGCGACGAGTCGGGCGAGCCGGTCAGCGGTATCGAGGCCGGACAACTGCACGCGACCCTGGGAACCCAGGTGGCGGAGGTGACCTCCGTCACGCCCTTTGCCGCGACCGGCGAAGGGGTGCTCTATGTCTTTCTGGTGGATGTTTCGCGCTCGCTCGATGCGGCCCAGTTCGCGCGGATCCAACAGGCCCTGCGAGACTGGATCGCGGCGCTCGGCGAGCCGGATCGGGCAGCGCTCCTGACCTTCGGGGAGAATGTGCGCACCGCGGTTGCACCGACCGCCGACCGTGCCGCGCTGATCGCCGCCATCGCAACCCTGGCCCCGATGGACCTGCGGACCGCGCTGCATCAGGCGCTGGCACAGGGTTTGGCGCTCGGGCGTCAACAGGGGGAGGGTCTGCCCTCCCGGCGCGCGCTAGTGATCCTGAGCGATGGCATTGACGATGCGCCGGGCGGGATGACGGCGGAAGAGGTCGAGACCCAAGTCGCCGAGGGCGCGGTGCCGATCTATGCCATCGGCTTAAGCCGGGTGCGCGAGCGCGCGGCGCGGGAGTTGGGGCTGGCGGCGCTGGGACGTTTCGCGCGACGCTCGGGCGGGATGTTCAGCGACGCGGGCGCGACGGATCCGGGCGCGGCCTATGCGACGATGCGCGAGCGGATTCGGACGGTCGAGCGGATCGAGGTGCGCTGTGCGAGCTGTGTGGCCGATGGCAACCGCTATCGTCTGCGCATCGGTCTGACCCAGGCCGGTCTGACGCTGAACGATGGAGTGGACGTGCGGCTGTATCCAGTCGTGATGCCAGCGCCGGTCGCGCCGGTTCCGGTTGCGCCGACGCCAGCGATCCCGCCAGACGCGGCGGCCAGCGAGGAGCCGCCGACCGCGCCTGACCCCGTCGCGGCAGCGCCCGCCGATCCCGCCCGCGTGCTCGCCGGGCTGTTGGCGTCTTGGTGGCCGGGTCTGGCGGGCGTGCTGGTCGTCGCGCTCTTTGGCGGCTGGCTGTTCCGGCGGCGTCGTCGCGTCGCGCCAGACACGAACGACATCCCCGCCGTCGCTCCCAAGACCCTGGCGCCGAACGTCTTGCCCATCGACAATCTCGCTCCCACATCCTCTGCCCGGCCCGAGCCGGCGCAACAATCGCCCGCCACCGGCCCAGCATTGATCCTGACATTCATGAACGGCGCGCGGCGGGGCGAGACGGTGCGACTCGTCCTGAACCCGGCGGCGCTGATCGGGCGCGCCGGGGCCTGCTCGCTGAGGCTGGCCGAGGACGATGAGGTGTCGACGCAGCATGCGCGTTTGAGCCTGCAGGGCCGGCAGGCGATCCTTGAGGATCTCGGTTCCACCAATCAGACCTGGCTCAACGGCGTGCCGTTGTCCGCGCCGCATCCGGTGCGCGACGGCGATGTGCTGCGCGTCGGTCAGACCGAGCTGCGTCTCGGCGGGAGCGGGCGTTGA
- a CDS encoding N-acetylmuramoyl-L-alanine amidase — protein MRIPPYALFLLMTAAIQAEAAPCEVPVSGPPRAEPVRQVVIHATGGPDCDPARRFRGGTLDGIVAHFLRHQGTISIHYVIGRDGSVVSMVPESRVAHHVRGRNADSIGIELVNDGDGLDPFPDAQIAALASVLRGILDRHGLRFSSVKSHAELDTSSLTCEGQRIKRKQDPGAAFPWSPLQRAVESRTVEVPTVRKEERATAPDEAASQRNQRQEELRERLRQNALDQEDARTALRLSRQQRARDPEAAALAMRQGADQIGSMEEAISQLEQREKELRAELKAIGQARERATVDDSR, from the coding sequence ATGCGGATTCCTCCTTACGCACTCTTTCTGCTCATGACCGCCGCCATCCAGGCCGAGGCGGCGCCGTGTGAGGTGCCGGTCTCGGGACCGCCGCGGGCGGAACCGGTCCGGCAGGTGGTGATTCACGCGACGGGCGGGCCGGATTGCGATCCTGCCCGCCGTTTTCGCGGCGGTACCCTGGACGGCATCGTGGCGCACTTTCTGCGCCATCAGGGCACGATCAGCATCCATTATGTGATCGGCCGGGACGGCAGCGTGGTGAGCATGGTGCCGGAGTCGCGGGTGGCTCATCATGTGCGCGGTCGGAATGCGGATTCGATCGGCATCGAACTCGTCAACGATGGGGACGGTCTGGATCCGTTTCCGGACGCGCAGATCGCGGCGCTTGCCAGCGTCTTGCGGGGGATTCTGGATCGGCATGGATTGCGGTTTTCCAGCGTCAAATCGCACGCGGAACTGGATACTTCGTCCCTGACCTGTGAGGGCCAGCGGATCAAGCGCAAGCAGGATCCAGGGGCGGCGTTTCCCTGGAGCCCGCTGCAACGTGCGGTCGAGTCGCGCACGGTGGAGGTGCCGACCGTGCGAAAGGAGGAGCGCGCAACCGCCCCGGACGAGGCGGCAAGCCAACGGAATCAGCGTCAAGAAGAACTCCGCGAGCGGCTCAGGCAAAACGCGCTGGATCAGGAGGACGCACGAACGGCGCTCCGTTTGAGCCGACAGCAACGCGCGCGAGACCCGGAAGCCGCCGCCCTGGCGATGCGGCAGGGAGCCGACCAAATCGGCTCCATGGAAGAGGCGATCAGCCAACTGGAGCAACGTGAAAAGGAACTGCGAGCGGAACTCAAGGCGATCGGGCAGGCGCGGGAACGCGCGACCGTCGACGACTCGCGCTGA
- a CDS encoding HepT-like ribonuclease domain-containing protein encodes MLAHDRVHLRHRIEAAEEARRFVAGRQRSELDTDRMLLFALVRAVEIIGEAASQVSDETRSVAWGIPWKAIVGMRNRLIHAYFDVDAEFSGWLQRWRFPRC; translated from the coding sequence ATGCTCGCTCATGATCGCGTCCATCTGCGTCATAGGATCGAGGCGGCGGAAGAGGCGCGGCGGTTTGTCGCCGGACGCCAACGATCGGAACTGGACACCGACCGGATGCTGCTGTTTGCGCTGGTGCGTGCCGTCGAGATCATCGGCGAAGCAGCCAGTCAGGTGTCGGATGAAACCCGAAGCGTTGCTTGGGGCATTCCCTGGAAGGCCATCGTTGGGATGCGCAATCGCCTGATACATGCCTATTTCGACGTGGATGCGGAGTTCTCTGGGTGGCTGCAACGGTGGAGATTCCCGCGTTGCTGA
- a CDS encoding nucleotidyltransferase family protein — protein sequence MWEPDCNNQSSREPVMHAALNLDEDTLADFCKRHRIRRLSLFGSHLKGAARPDRDLDLLVEFEPQQVPGLLGIAGMEIELSEMLGGREVDLRTAGDLSRYFRDEVLRTAEVQYARS from the coding sequence TTGTGGGAGCCAGATTGCAACAACCAATCATCAAGAGAGCCGGTGATGCACGCTGCCTTGAATCTCGATGAAGACACCCTCGCTGACTTCTGCAAACGGCATCGCATTCGCCGTTTGTCGCTGTTCGGCTCGCACTTGAAGGGCGCGGCGCGACCGGATAGAGACCTTGATCTGTTGGTTGAATTCGAGCCGCAACAGGTTCCGGGCTTGCTGGGAATTGCCGGCATGGAAATCGAATTATCGGAGATGCTGGGTGGCCGAGAGGTCGATCTGCGCACGGCGGGCGATTTGTCGCGCTATTTCCGGGACGAGGTATTGCGCACGGCCGAGGTGCAATATGCTCGCTCATGA
- a CDS encoding type II toxin-antitoxin system HicB family antitoxin has protein sequence MAEHQANPDFAGWVWAVVEVPVERYFGPAEKLNITLPRLLLAKIDDDAKAHGATRSGFLAEAARAAMR, from the coding sequence TTGGCGGAACATCAGGCGAATCCCGATTTCGCGGGTTGGGTTTGGGCCGTGGTCGAGGTGCCGGTCGAGCGTTATTTCGGACCGGCCGAAAAGCTCAATATCACCTTGCCGCGCTTGTTGCTGGCGAAGATCGACGACGACGCGAAGGCGCACGGGGCGACGCGCTCCGGCTTTCTGGCGGAGGCGGCGCGGGCGGCCATGCGATAG